A stretch of the uncultured Desulfobacter sp. genome encodes the following:
- a CDS encoding extracellular solute-binding protein produces the protein MKTLLKPLAIITVVLLAVIQAQAAEKIYVYNWTEYLPESVIAQFTKETGIEVVYATYESNEAMYAKLKLIKKNGYDVAVPSTYFVSKMGREGMLMKLDQTLLPNMKHLDPELLNKDYDPDNNYSIPYMWGSTGIAVNTDEIPKEQITSWKDLWKHEFKGRLLLQDDLREVFHMALRLKGFSGNTTNPKEIEQAYLLLKDLMPNVLLFNSDSPRLPFLAGEVSIGMMWNGEAWMAQQENPAIQYIYPKEGASFWVDSFVIPKGARNPKGAHAFINFMMKPEVAKTCVEEYGYPTPVKRAIALLDANIKGNRTIFPDTKVIQQGEFQNDVGQAIEIYQKYWEKLRTGD, from the coding sequence ATGAAAACCCTATTAAAACCGCTTGCTATTATTACTGTCGTTTTGCTTGCCGTAATCCAGGCTCAGGCCGCAGAAAAGATCTATGTGTACAACTGGACGGAATATCTGCCCGAATCAGTTATTGCACAATTCACCAAAGAGACCGGCATTGAAGTGGTTTACGCCACCTATGAAAGCAATGAGGCCATGTATGCCAAACTCAAACTGATCAAAAAAAACGGATACGACGTGGCCGTTCCTTCAACCTATTTTGTTTCAAAAATGGGCAGGGAAGGCATGCTCATGAAACTGGACCAGACACTTTTACCCAACATGAAGCACCTTGATCCCGAACTTTTAAACAAGGATTACGATCCAGACAACAACTACTCCATCCCTTATATGTGGGGGTCGACCGGCATTGCCGTGAACACCGACGAAATCCCCAAAGAACAAATCACATCATGGAAAGATCTGTGGAAACATGAATTTAAAGGCCGGCTGCTGCTTCAGGACGATCTAAGGGAAGTATTTCACATGGCGCTGCGCCTTAAGGGATTTTCCGGCAACACCACAAATCCCAAGGAAATTGAACAGGCATACCTGCTGCTCAAAGATTTAATGCCCAACGTGCTGCTCTTTAATTCCGACTCCCCGAGACTGCCATTTCTGGCCGGCGAGGTGAGCATCGGCATGATGTGGAATGGTGAAGCCTGGATGGCCCAGCAGGAAAATCCGGCAATCCAGTATATATATCCCAAGGAAGGCGCAAGCTTCTGGGTGGACAGCTTTGTCATCCCCAAAGGGGCAAGAAACCCCAAAGGCGCCCATGCATTTATCAACTTCATGATGAAACCGGAAGTGGCCAAGACCTGTGTTGAAGAATACGGATATCCGACCCCGGTGAAGCGTGCCATTGCCCTGCTGGATGCAAACATCAAAGGGAACCGGACCATCTTTCCCGACACCAAGGTTATCCAGCAAGGGGAGTTCCAGAATGATGTGGGGCAGGCCATTGAAATTTATCAGAAGTACTGGGAAAAACTTCGTACCGGCGACTAA
- the potC gene encoding spermidine/putrescine ABC transporter permease PotC, whose amino-acid sequence MRLLRLFYFAGIFFYLYLPISVLIVNAFNLNKYGMKWDGFTFKWFAAMIENHSLMEAARHSIVIAVCAATLATMIGALAAIGLNRYRFFGRKVIQGTSMTLMMAPDIILAIAFLVLFVTLGVGLGFWSLLFSHITFCLPFAIMTITGRLQDFDSNIIDAARDLGASEKNILTRVILPMMRPALISSWLLAFTLSLDDVIISSFVTGPSYDVLPLRIFSMVKVGVKPEVNALAALLVLLSLALVIVSQLMLKEKKIA is encoded by the coding sequence ATGCGCTTATTAAGGCTCTTTTACTTTGCAGGCATTTTTTTCTATCTTTACCTGCCCATCAGCGTATTAATTGTCAACGCATTTAATCTAAATAAATACGGTATGAAATGGGACGGATTTACTTTTAAATGGTTTGCTGCCATGATTGAAAACCACTCCCTGATGGAGGCGGCCCGCCATTCCATAGTCATTGCCGTATGCGCAGCCACCCTGGCCACAATGATTGGCGCTTTGGCCGCCATCGGACTGAACCGTTACCGATTTTTCGGTCGAAAAGTGATCCAGGGTACCAGCATGACCCTGATGATGGCACCGGACATTATTCTGGCCATTGCCTTTCTTGTCCTCTTCGTCACCTTGGGCGTAGGGTTGGGTTTCTGGTCCCTGCTGTTTTCCCACATCACCTTTTGCCTGCCCTTTGCCATCATGACCATCACGGGGAGACTTCAGGATTTTGACTCCAATATTATTGATGCCGCCCGGGATCTTGGGGCATCGGAAAAAAACATTCTTACCCGGGTCATTCTGCCCATGATGCGGCCGGCACTGATCTCAAGCTGGCTTTTGGCCTTTACCCTGTCCTTAGATGATGTCATCATCAGTTCATTTGTTACAGGTCCAAGTTACGATGTACTGCCGTTGAGAATCTTTTCGATGGTTAAAGTGGGAGTCAAACCTGAAGTAAATGCGCTTGCCGCTCTTCTGGTCCTGCTCTCCCTTGCATTGGTTATTGTCAGTCAATTAATGTTAAAGGAGAAAAAAATCGCATGA